A single Curtobacterium sp. MCJR17_020 DNA region contains:
- a CDS encoding excinuclease ABC subunit UvrA, with amino-acid sequence MPAPRSTVTDDQPGPDDFIRVRGAREHNLQDVDVDIPRNRIVAFTGVSGSGKSSLAFGTVFAEAQRRFLESVAPYARRLIAQGSTPHVDSITGLPPAVALQQRRGAPSSRSTVGTLTTLSNSMRMLFSRAGTYPSGADRLESDSFSPNTVAGACPRCHGLGIAHEVTEASAVHDPSLSIRDGAITAWPGAWQGKNLRDVTAVLGYDIDVPWRELSRQDRDWLLFTEEQPVVQVHPKRDRVAKPYKGRFWSARQFVMHTLADSQSETQRTKVLQFVESGPCGLCGGTGLTRAALAVTVGGHSIADLNGLPLTALADVLRPIATIADAGAATSRASSGEHTEVAVAISRDLLTRVEVLVGLGLGYLALDRATPTLSPGETQRLRIATQLRSGLFGVVYVLDEPSAGLHPADAESLVEVLDDLRAGGNSVFVVEHDMSIVRRADWIVDVGPGAGSGGGTVLYSGPVDGLADVEASVTRRFLHPRDRADGERTVRTPVGTLELRDLTLHNLQDLDVDLPLGVLTAVTGVSGSGKSSLVGGVLPGVATSHPLVDRVVQVDQKPIGRTPRSNLATYTGLFDAVRAAFAATDDAKARGWTASRFSFNVAGGRCEVCQGEGSVSVELLFLPGSWAPCPECHGARYNDETLEVQWDGASIADVLGMTVDHAAPFLASLPAAARGLEALRQVGLGYLRLGQPAPELSGGEAQRIKLATELQRARTGHTLYLLDEPTTGLHPADVELLTAQLARLTDAGNTVVVVEHAMDVVASADHVIDMGPSGGEDGGRVVATGTPAQVAASAESRTAPYLREQLGR; translated from the coding sequence ATGCCCGCTCCCCGCTCGACCGTGACCGACGACCAACCGGGGCCCGACGACTTCATCCGCGTCCGCGGCGCCCGTGAGCACAACCTGCAGGACGTCGACGTGGACATCCCGCGCAACCGCATCGTCGCCTTCACCGGCGTCTCCGGCTCCGGAAAGTCCTCGCTCGCGTTCGGCACGGTGTTCGCCGAGGCGCAGCGCCGGTTCCTCGAGTCCGTCGCCCCGTACGCCCGACGGCTCATCGCGCAGGGGTCGACGCCACACGTCGACTCGATCACCGGGTTGCCGCCCGCCGTGGCCCTGCAGCAGCGCCGCGGTGCGCCGAGCAGCCGTTCGACCGTCGGCACCCTGACGACCCTGTCGAACTCGATGCGCATGTTGTTCTCCCGCGCCGGCACCTACCCGTCCGGCGCCGACCGGCTCGAGTCCGACTCGTTCTCACCGAACACCGTGGCCGGGGCCTGCCCGCGGTGCCACGGACTCGGCATCGCCCACGAGGTCACCGAGGCCTCGGCCGTGCACGACCCGTCGTTGAGCATCCGCGACGGCGCGATCACCGCGTGGCCCGGGGCCTGGCAGGGCAAGAACCTGCGCGACGTCACCGCGGTGCTCGGCTACGACATCGACGTGCCGTGGCGTGAGCTCTCCCGACAGGACCGCGACTGGTTGCTGTTCACCGAGGAGCAGCCCGTCGTCCAGGTCCACCCGAAGCGCGACCGCGTCGCGAAGCCGTACAAGGGGCGGTTCTGGAGCGCACGCCAGTTCGTGATGCACACCCTCGCCGACTCGCAGAGCGAGACGCAGCGGACCAAGGTGCTGCAGTTCGTCGAGTCCGGTCCGTGTGGCCTCTGCGGCGGGACCGGCCTGACACGGGCGGCCCTGGCGGTCACCGTCGGCGGCCACTCGATCGCCGACCTGAACGGCCTGCCGCTCACGGCGCTGGCCGACGTCCTGCGCCCGATCGCCACCATCGCGGACGCCGGCGCTGCCACCTCACGTGCCTCGTCCGGCGAACACACCGAGGTCGCCGTCGCGATCTCCCGCGACCTGCTCACCCGGGTCGAGGTGCTCGTCGGCCTGGGCCTCGGATACCTCGCGCTCGACCGGGCCACCCCGACGCTCTCCCCCGGCGAGACGCAACGCCTGCGCATCGCGACACAACTGCGCTCCGGCCTGTTCGGCGTCGTCTACGTGCTCGACGAACCGAGCGCCGGCCTGCACCCCGCCGATGCCGAGTCCTTGGTCGAGGTCCTCGACGACCTGCGCGCCGGCGGCAACAGCGTCTTCGTCGTCGAGCACGACATGAGCATCGTGCGGCGGGCGGACTGGATCGTCGACGTCGGCCCGGGTGCCGGGTCCGGCGGGGGCACCGTCCTGTACAGCGGCCCCGTCGACGGCCTCGCCGACGTCGAGGCATCGGTCACCCGACGGTTCCTGCACCCGCGCGACCGTGCCGACGGTGAGCGCACCGTCCGGACCCCCGTCGGGACCCTCGAGCTGCGCGACCTCACCCTGCACAACCTGCAGGACCTGGACGTCGACCTGCCGCTCGGGGTGCTCACCGCGGTCACCGGCGTCAGCGGCTCCGGCAAGTCGTCGCTCGTCGGCGGTGTCCTGCCCGGCGTGGCGACGTCGCACCCGCTCGTCGACCGTGTCGTGCAGGTCGACCAGAAGCCGATCGGCCGCACCCCGCGTTCGAACCTCGCCACCTACACCGGGCTCTTCGACGCCGTGCGTGCCGCGTTCGCCGCGACCGACGACGCGAAGGCCCGCGGCTGGACCGCCAGCCGCTTCTCGTTCAACGTGGCCGGCGGCCGGTGCGAGGTGTGCCAGGGCGAGGGCTCGGTGTCGGTCGAGCTCCTGTTCCTGCCGGGCAGCTGGGCGCCCTGCCCGGAGTGCCACGGTGCGCGCTACAACGACGAGACGCTCGAGGTGCAGTGGGACGGTGCATCGATCGCCGACGTCCTGGGCATGACCGTCGACCATGCTGCGCCCTTCCTGGCATCGCTGCCGGCCGCCGCCCGCGGGCTCGAGGCCCTGCGTCAGGTCGGCCTCGGCTACCTACGGCTCGGACAGCCCGCACCGGAGCTGTCCGGCGGCGAGGCCCAGCGCATCAAGCTCGCGACCGAGCTGCAACGCGCGCGCACCGGGCACACGCTCTACCTGCTCGACGAACCGACGACGGGCCTGCACCCTGCCGACGTCGAACTGCTGACCGCACAGCTCGCACGCCTCACCGACGCCGGCAACACCGTCGTCGTGGTCGAGCACGCCATGGACGTCGTCGCGAGTGCCGACCACGTCATCGACATGGGGCCGTCCGGCGGTGAGGACGGCGGCCGCGTCGTCGCCACCGGCACCCCCGCCCAGGTCGCGGCCTCCGCCGAGAGCCGGACCGCGCCGTACCTGCGGGAGCAGCTCGGGCGCTGA
- a CDS encoding FAD-linked oxidase C-terminal domain-containing protein, which translates to MTVSHAVDTADLDDLLEPDQVLRDPASLERYRHDDAEWADSTAPLAVVLARSTDDVVTTVRWAAAAGVRVVPRGAGTGLSGGANAMAGSVVLSLELMDAVLEVNTDERYAVTQPGVINDALRAAVAEHGLWYPPDPASSAISTIGGNVATNAGGICCVKYGVTRDYVLGMTVVLADGSVVELGRRTAKGVAGYDLAGLMVGSEGTLGIVVSVTVKLLPLAGRDERAVIGYFPSLSAAGDAVAAISRAGIIPAALEIVDRTCLRAVDDWMRLGLPSDVDTLLLARVDERGAAGDDLADQVAAVFARAGGTDVERATDPDDIARLFQARRLAYPALERLGPVLTEDICVPRSAVPEMLRRIQATASAHDVTIANIAHAGDGNLHPLIIAPVGDDAAKARAKQAFDQIVADCLALGGTVTGEHGVGLLKLAGLRQELGERVLAMHRAVKDALDPAGTLNPGKAF; encoded by the coding sequence ATGACCGTCAGCCACGCCGTCGACACCGCCGACCTCGACGACCTGCTCGAGCCGGACCAGGTCCTCCGCGACCCGGCGTCGCTCGAGCGGTACCGCCACGACGATGCCGAGTGGGCCGACTCCACGGCACCGCTCGCCGTCGTCCTCGCACGCAGCACCGACGACGTCGTCACCACCGTCCGGTGGGCGGCAGCCGCCGGCGTGCGGGTCGTGCCGCGCGGCGCCGGGACCGGTCTGTCCGGCGGGGCGAACGCGATGGCCGGATCGGTCGTGCTGTCCCTCGAGCTGATGGACGCGGTGCTCGAGGTGAACACCGACGAGCGCTACGCCGTCACCCAGCCCGGTGTGATCAACGACGCGCTCCGGGCTGCCGTCGCGGAGCACGGACTCTGGTACCCGCCGGACCCGGCGAGCTCGGCCATCTCGACGATCGGCGGCAACGTCGCGACGAACGCCGGCGGGATCTGCTGCGTGAAGTACGGCGTCACCCGCGACTACGTGCTCGGGATGACCGTGGTGCTGGCCGACGGTTCCGTGGTGGAGCTCGGGCGCCGCACGGCGAAGGGCGTCGCCGGGTACGACCTGGCCGGCCTCATGGTGGGCTCGGAGGGCACGCTCGGCATCGTCGTGTCGGTGACCGTCAAGCTGCTCCCCCTTGCTGGCCGCGATGAGCGCGCCGTGATCGGGTACTTCCCCTCGCTCAGCGCCGCCGGGGACGCCGTCGCGGCGATCTCACGCGCCGGCATCATCCCCGCAGCGCTCGAGATCGTCGACCGGACCTGCCTGCGGGCCGTCGACGACTGGATGCGCCTGGGCCTGCCGTCCGACGTCGACACCCTGCTGCTGGCACGGGTCGACGAGCGCGGTGCGGCGGGCGACGACCTCGCCGACCAGGTCGCCGCGGTCTTCGCACGGGCCGGTGGCACCGACGTCGAGCGGGCCACGGACCCCGACGACATCGCCCGGCTGTTCCAGGCGCGGCGGCTCGCGTACCCGGCGCTCGAGCGGCTCGGCCCGGTGCTGACCGAGGACATCTGCGTGCCGCGCAGCGCGGTGCCCGAGATGCTCCGGCGGATCCAGGCGACCGCTTCGGCGCACGACGTCACGATCGCGAACATCGCGCACGCCGGCGACGGCAACCTGCACCCGCTGATCATCGCGCCCGTGGGCGACGACGCCGCGAAGGCCCGCGCGAAGCAGGCGTTCGACCAGATCGTCGCGGACTGCCTGGCGCTCGGCGGCACCGTCACGGGTGAGCACGGTGTCGGCCTGCTCAAGCTGGCGGGCCTGCGGCAGGAGCTCGGCGAGCGGGTCCTCGCGATGCACCGTGCCGTCAAGGACGCCCTGGACCCGGCGGGCACCCTCAATCCCGGCAAGGCGTTCTGA